ATGCTTACAAGAAAGCATTCTCTGTGCTATGCCTACCATGGTGCCTGAAATGATGTTGGGTGTTACTAAAGTGCCCCTGGAAAAAGTCATACTTATTATCAGCTAATGCATCGTAAGAATAGTAAGAAAGATAAGTGCTCTCCAAGTTGTAGagcaaaagaaggaaggagataaaAGACGACAATCTCCTTTGTTGTCTGTCTCTGCCTGGGCCCAGCCCTGATGCCTCCTGATGCCCATGCCTATGGGTGGTAGGTGAAGCAGGCACAGGGAGGGCCCCTCTCTCTTGGCTGATCCAACAGTCCTCATCTCCAGTCTCTTGAGTGCTGGGCAGGAACATTAGCCATTGGCCTTGATTCAGGGATTCCTATGGACCAGAGCAACTATCTTCCCTGTCACTGAAGATCTGATAAGCACAGGGCACAGTGGTCTGGGGGACAAGGTGGGTTGTTCATTCAGTAGGTGCTCAGCTGAGGGATCACAGTGTAAACACAGGACTGCCTTAGTGCAGTTTACATTCTAATGGAGTGTCACACAACAAGCAACTCAGCAAATAGGTATCATAATTTCGGATTAATAAAAATGCTGCCTAGAAAATGAAACGGTGACACAAAAGTGAGCAATGTGGTTGGAGAGGGCTTTGCTTCTTTAGATAAGGAAGTCAGATGGCGTGAGAAGGCGTGGAGGGTGTTCTTGGCGCAAGGAAGAACAAGTACGGACACCCAGAGACGGAACTCAGTGTGTCCTGAAGGAGGCACAGAAAGCAGGCTAGTGTGGATGAGGGCGAAGGGTGGCTGTGGATCACAGTGTAGACACTGGGTCATTTAGACCACGGGAGAAGGGGCGAATTGTTTGGAAAGTGATTGGAAACTGCTGAgaaatttttgaatttattttttattatttttaccttagtatcttattttcctttttgaccgtgccatgaggcatgtagaatcttagttccctgaccagggattgaaccctcgcgCCCCCGCATTCAAAGtgtgtagtcttaaccactggaccgccagggaagttcccctctGAGTAGTTTTCAGCAGGGCAGTGATACAATCTGACTTATGTTTTCTAAAGATGCTTCTAAACGTGGTGCAGAAAATGGGCTGAGGTAGGGCAAGATGATGTTCTGGATCCGGAAGGGGCAATGAGACCCTTTTGTAAACTCAGGTGACAGGAGGCAGAAGGTATACCTGGCGCACGTGACGTGATATGCATGTACCCAGGACCTGCAAGGTGACTGGGATGTGAATTGTTagcctttttcttcctccttttcctcttttcctctctccctccctcccttcctccagagTTTTCTCGCCTCCTCTGGTCACCTACCTCCTCAGCCCAGGCCTGTGTGTGCCACTGGAAGGGCCCCCTTTCTTTCTCATGGAGAAGAGGTCTGGCAGGTGAAGGGGGTGGAAGGCAGCCAGCGAGGCTGAAAGCTGTGAGGTCAGAGTTCTGCCTGGCTGGCGACAGGGCAGTCCCCGATTCTCTCAGCAGTGGGGAAACACATCAGGGACTGAGGCTGGAGCCCACCCAGATGGGGAATGAGTTGAACTCTAGGGAGAGGAGAGTGAATACTGAGCCTCCGGAGCCCTGGTGGAATCTGGACACAGCAGAGTCTCCACCGTGAACCTGCCAGCGCTCTCTGCTCAGGGAGGGGGTGGCCCTCCGCACAGATGCTGGCTGCATTTGCCCAGGACTTCCTGTGCTCCGTTTGACTTGAGCACTCTCTCTGCCGTTCCAGTCCAGTGAGACGCCAAGTTCTCCAAGTCCTCTGAATCTGCCCGGAGCCAGAAGTGAGATGGAAGAGAAGGTAACGTGATTTGAACTTGTGTTTGTCGCTTCCTTACTCTttaacttctgtttttctttttgttgggtGAGCTGCTGCCTCATTTTTCCATTCATAAATGCTGCCTTCATCTATTACTTTAAATCCCTTCAAAATGCAACCAGTGGTAGATGTTGGCATCTGTTTCCATGGCGATGCAATGGCTGGAACTAAACCCTGCTCTGAAAAACTGCCACGCTCTCACCAAGTCTGTTTGGAGTCTCAGATGTCGGTAGTTTTCCTAAAAACATCATGTATTAATACTTCAAGACACGGGTAAGCCATTGAAAAAGACATTCAAGAATACCTGAAGGTGAAGAGTCTGTAAGGAAAAGAGTATCCTTCTATTTggtgttgtttagtagctaaagtgaaagtgaagtcgctcagtcgtgtccgactctttgcgaccccatggactgtagcctaccaggctcctccatccatgggattttccaggcagtagtactgtagtgggttgccatttccttctccaagtcgtgtccaactcttgcgagcccatgggctgtagtccgccaggctcctctgtccatgagatttcctaggaaagaatgctggagggggttgccatttcctcctctcggggatcttcccagccaggggatggaatccacgtctcctgcagtggcaggcgattctttaccaatgagccacctgggaagcccctcctcctATTTATAGATGCCCAGGAAAGATCATAGCATTTCTTCATTTATGTGTATTTCTGGTTTTTAACTTTTCTGCATTCCACTGAAACCTGGGATATTGCCTAAGGAGCCCTGTGGCGATCACGGGCATCTCTTCAACAGGGGAGTATCCCCAGGTCAGGGGGTGGCTCAAGACAGTCCCACCACCCAGATGCAGAGGCCCAGCCTGAATAACGAGACATGAAACACTGCATTTAAATCTCAGCTTCAAATGCTTCATCTGTGTCTTCGGTCTATCACATTTGTCTCTAACTCCCTTTATTCATGCATTCATTAGGGGATAGAAATGTTTAATTCCTGTCTCTTCAACAGAGGTTTAGAATTTGACACCTATCATAAAgataaccataaataaataaagtcttagGAGACCAATGACTGGAATTATTTTTCCTTACTTCCATGCTTCttgtaataaattattatttactgagcatttactttgCTCTTGGAGCTAGCTATGTCTTTTATCTTTGTGCATAAATATGAAGGGTAATTGCAAAAAACAAAGCCATTGGCTAAACCCACCGACTTTGCACTTAACAGCACAAACAGTCAAACAGGTGAACCCTGGCCTCCACGGATGCTGCGGAGGAGAAACGTAGGGCCGTGCGCGCCCCCTGCTGCCCGCTGTGGCCAGGAGCCCTTGCCTCCCTGCCTGCCTGTGAATTCTCTGAAGTTACGGGCCTGGTTTTGGCTCAGCCTGGCTTCTGAGCCTGGGTCTCTCTGACCTACGTAAATGTTTACGATTGGTCTCAGGTTGTGGTTTTTAAGTGACCATACCTGTGTTAACAGAGCTGCAAGCGGTTCTGCCGTTCATCCTTTGAAGAACTGCCCTTCACGTTCTCACCTGGGGGcctcctccttttccctttcAGTGCACCAGTGCCCCGCGACTCTGGTGTGATTGTGCCAGAGCGTTTTTGCCGATAACACATCTGATGACCTAGGTGGAGGACTTATTGTTCCttctctcaataaatatttattgaccactTAACAAGTGAGATTTGCTACTTGGGCATAAAGAGGATTGACACAAAGGTGAAAAAAAagatgctatgctatgctaagtcacttcagtcgtgtccgactctgtgttaccccatagacggcagcccaccaggctcccctgtccctgtacGTCCCCTCTAAAGTAAGAGCTGAGGCGTGTACACGTCTGTGGCAACGGAAGGCGCTCAGAGTTACAATGTTCTTAGCATAGCGATGAGCTTGTCCAGGGCTTAGCAAACTACTGCTAATTTTAGGCCCTGTGGCCATAAAGTTGCAACTACCAGACTCTCCTTTGTTCTGCTCTTCCTTTGTAGTACAAAAGCAGCCACAGGCAATGGTGTTGCTGTGTACCAGCAAGACTTTACCCAGACAGGACCCCTGACTATGTCTTACTGACCCCCGATCTAATCTAACCCACATATCATTCACAGTAGGAAAATTAGTCCCTGAGAGATTAAATGGCCTTTACCAGTTAATACGGATATCACTGGTGAAACAAACGCTCAGTGTCTTTTGGTTCCAAAAGCAGTGCTCACTTCACTATGCCCATGAAGCCCCTGCGCTTGGCAGCATCTCCTGGGCCAGGCTGGGCCAGGAGCAAACTCTAACAAGGGCCGCCATGCTAGATTCCCTGCAAGCTCTTCTCTCAGCTGGACTGACTTCGTATTTTCAATCTCCACTGCAGGTTGCTCCAGTTAAACCGTCCCGGCCCAAGAGGCACCTTTCTTCTGCTGGCACCATCGAAAGTGTCAACCTGGATGCCATCCCCCTGGCCATCGCTCGACTGGATAACAGTGCCGCCAAGCACAAACTGTCCATTAAGCCAAAAAACAAGAGGGTGTCAAGGAAGCACAGGCGACTTGTCGGGGTATGTATGGCCTGGCAGACATCCTGATGCTGCCTAGTGGGGTGGTGCTGTGAGGGGCCTATGGAAGGAACTTGGTCTCTCCCTGTCGGGGATATGGCTCTGTTGCTGGCACAAGAGTGAATGGGCCCATTTCCCTTCCACCACCCTTTCTGACCTGTTGCCCCCCATCAGTGGCTGGTAGACCTCAGAGAGAGAGGCTCCTTCTCGAGGGGCTCCAGACATTTTGCTTTGCAGCAGACAGATGGCTCCCTTTCCTCTGCCATAGCCTGAGTCAAAGGTTCTTCAGTTTGATTAGACTTCTGAGTCATAAGTTTCAGGGGACATTGATGACATGCTCATCTTATTTTTCCTCACCTTACTAATGCTGGGCTACTGGTTTTCCTATGATTACACATgtgtattaagaaaaaagaatttgaggATGACATATAGAGAGGAAACCCAACGGTTGAAGTTCTTCCCTGCCTGCGGTGACCTGTGTCTGTGGTGGGAACGTGGTCCCTCTTTCACGATGAGGAGGGCCACCCACATCGGTGAATGAGATTGTAAATAAAGGTGGCCTGGGCACAGGGAAAGCTAATTCTGTTTCCCTTACCCACGTTAGGATCGACAGAACGAGCACGGTGGCCTTCTGCATCAGCTGTCCCTGGACCAGAACGGACACCCTGGAGAAGACAAGCCAATCTGGCATGAAGGAGAGCCGGAGCCGCGGGACTCAGAGGAAGAGAAGCGACGCCAGGAAGAATACTGGCGGGACCTTGAGGCCAAGTGCAAACGGCAGAAGGCCGAAGCTGCGGAGAGGCGACGCCTGGAAGAGCAGAGGCTCCAGGCTCTGGAGCGGAGGCTTTGGGAGGAGAATAGAAGGCAGGAACtcttggaggaagaggaggaggaggaggaggaagaggagggagaggaaagagaaatacaGCTAGAGGCAAAGAAGAGGCAGTGCGAAGAAGAGACACGGAGCCTGGAAGAGCCGGGTTCCCAGGGCCcagagcagagggaggaagaggaaggaggaccTCTGGGAGGCCTCCCAGAGGCCGAGGAGCCCGTGTGCCCGGAGGAAGAGGCGCAGCACCTGGGGAGATGTTTGGtgcaggaggagatggaggctcAGAGCCGGCAGGAGGCCGAGAACCTgcgacaggaggaggaggaaagagagttgGAGGAACTCCGAAGactggaggagctggaggagcagGGGCGGAGGGCAGCCGAGAGGCAGCGGCTggaagaggaggagaggcagcgggagctggaggaggaaaaaCGGATGGAGGAGctcaggaggcaggaggagctcaggaggcaggaggagctcaggaggcaggaggagctcaggaggcaggaggagctcaggaggcaggaggagctcaggaggcaggaggaactggaggcccagagatggcgggaggaggaggaggtgaggaagaggGAAGAACTGAAGAAGAGAGAAGACTTGGAGGCCAAGAAGAGGCAGGAAGTGGAGAAGAAGCTTCAGGAAGCACCGAGAGTGGAAGAGGAGAATCAGCCGCAGCTGGACTACAAAAGCGGCTTGAGGAGCCCATTTCAGAGCGACTTAGCAGAGAAAGCAGAAGACCAAGATCACCCAAAACTTGGAAAGCTGAGAGAAAACTCCGAGAAACCGAGTATTTGGGTGAAGCAGAGCCAAGAGGccactgagacatcgggggagcAGCCCAGAAAGCCGGAGGAAGTTCCTGGGGATCGTGGTTGTGGACGGCAGGAAATGAGGGAAGAAACCAACATGCAGCCTCCCCAGAAGCAAGAGGCCCAGGTGGAAGAGATGCTGGCGCCAGGAGAGAAGAAGGAAGCTGCCACTCCAGAAACAGACAGAAAGGTGGAGGAACTCAGATggcaggaggtggaggagaggCAGACCATGCCCAGACCGTACACTTTCCAGGTGTCATCAGGAGGGAAACAAATTCTTTTCCCCAAAGTCAATCTGAGCCCGGTGAAGCCCATGAAAGATGAGGGGCTCACCTCAGCTCCCCAAGAGCCCAAGGCCCCCAAAGCCAGCCCAGCCTCCCACGCCCTGCCCTCGACCCTGAGCATCCCCCACACGGCCATCCTGGTCACCGGAGCCCAGCTCTGCGGCCCGGCTGTCAACCTGAGCCAGATCAAGGACACTGCGTGCAAGTCTCTCCTGGGCTTGTCGGAAGAAAAGAAGCTGGTGGATGTCCCAGCCCTGGAAAACCCACCCCGAGCCCTGGGGGAACCCCGGGCAGGCAGTGCAAAGACCAGGCCCCCACCAGAGTCTCCAAGCAGCACAGCCGCGCTCGCTGAATGGGCTTCCATTCGATCCCGAATCCTAAAGAGCTCGGAGAGTGACCAGCGTGGTGAGAGAGAGCAGTCTCGGGCTGGGGATGAGCACACGCCCAGGGGCCGGTGTGATTCCCGTGGAAACCTCCGGAGGACCCCGCCCGTAAATGCCAAATTCTCCATTAAACCTGCCTGGCAAAAGTTCTCTGATGGCGGCGGGGAGGGCTCCAGACCCAGCACGGAAGGGGAGAGCATCAGGAAAAGATCCGGGCCGGGACCCAGTGAAGAGGCCGTGCCCCAGCCCCCTGCTGCTGATACTAAAGAGGCCCTGAAAGATGCAGAGAAACCCAGGGCGCACCAGGAGCCAACGGACACCACAGAGGGGTGCAAATTTGCCAAAGACCTTCCATCTTTCCTCGTCCCAGGCCTCCCTTACCCTCCACAGAAAGCAGTGGCCCCGGTGGAGCCCGTGACCACTTCAGATGGCCAGACCACAGATGGAGCAGGAAAGTCAGAATCCATGACGCCAGGTGGGGAGGATAAAGCTTCCCTTTTCGGAATAAAATTGAGAAGGACCAACTACTCCCTGCGCTTCCACTGCGACCAACAGAcagaacagaagaagaagaaaaggcacAGCAGCGCAGGGGACAGTATCGATGGGGCGCCGTCGGCCCCAGGGAGCGCTCGTGGAGAGCCAGAGATGGAGGCTGCAGCCCCCAAGCCTGGCCCCTTGCTCCCTGCAGAGAGGAAGCCAGCCCCAGCCCCCTGGAAGGACTCCTCTGAAAGCCCTCccagcctctctcctcctgcGGCCCAGCCCAGGCCCCCACTGGCCGGCAGCCAGCCCCCGGCTCTGGAGCAGGACAAGGTGGCCAACAGGTTGCCCCTGGCCCAGAAGCCAGCCCTGGCTCCCAAGCCCGCAGGCCAGACCCCACCACCCTCCCCGCTCTCCAAGGTGAGCAGGCCCTACTTGGTGGAGTTGCTGACTCGCCGGGTGGGGAAGCCCGAGCCGGAGCCCAGCGAGCCGTGCAAGGAGGGCCGGGACAGAGGCTGGCCGCCCTCGCCCCCACCGCCtgaagagagaaaggagcagaagCGGGATAAAGAGGAAGAGGTGGAAACTGAGAGGAAACCCGCTTCCCCGGTGCCATCTGCTGGGCAAGAGAAGCCTGCCCCAACGCCCGAGGCGGGGAGGAAAGGTGCGTAGTTGTAGATCGCAAAGCTCTGCCCCTGTCCAGCCTCCTGAGTCACAGCTAAAGGCACAACTGCCCAGGGCTGGAGGTAGCCCCTGGAGCTGTTGTTGGAGCACTTCCCTGGTGCCCCGTTCCCCAAGGGCCGTGACTCCTGAGTCAGAGTGAGGCTTTGTACTTTTCTTTACAGTTTTGGAAATGTGGACTGACTTGTGTGTCTGCAGCTCACACCCATTAGTGATCCTTGCTTACACAAGTAGTAAATTAGAGGTCTGCACAGACTGATATACTTTAGGTTGACAGTGAAAttgttagtcgtgtccaactctatgggaccccatggactgtagcccaccaggcttctctgtctatgggattctccaggcaagaatactggagttgatagcCGTAcacgtctccaggggatcttcccaacccagggatccaacctgggtctctgcaTTACTGGccagttctttactgtctgagccactaggaagaaGGTGTCATTAATCTTTAGGAGGGGCCTGTACAGTGACGATAAAGACTGGTTTCTTACCCCAGTGTGTGCGCTCTGCTTCTGGGCAGTAGCGACAGAAACTGAGGAGGTGGGACCTCAGGGGACTTTTAACTAGCCCGCAAGGAGCCGCAGTGTGCATTATCAACTCTGTCTGTTTATGCACaaggccctgggccctgggccctggccccACCAGCTTGCTACTGTGAAGCCCTCTGGTAAGGAAATTTTAGGGCAACCCTTATTCCTGGATGCCCCTCGTGTTTCTTCATACTGGATGTTTGGGGCAGTGTGGTGATCACTTGGTTTGACTTTGGGGCCCCAAAAACCTTCATCTGATACTTTTTGGTTTTGCAGAGTAGGTGGTCAGGTGTGGGTCATAGCCCAAAATTTGCTCTTCACGTTTCTGTAGGGAAAGTTTAGGTAGTTGTTTAGATTTGGGGTGGGTTTTGCAGAGATAAGAACTCCCTCAGGGACACTGGTTTGGCTACTTGCCTTACAGAAGACCCTGTCGTCCTTTTTAAGCAGGCTTTCCTTGGCTCCCTGGCCTGGCGCATTGATCAGCAGCACCAGATCCTATCTCCCTATTGGTTTCTGTTTGTCCTCCCAAAGAGGAGCCCATCttcaggtggtggtggtttttaccTGTGCGCTGGGCTCTAGGCATTAACTGCAGTCAGTCCCCACAAGCCTGTTAAGAGCTGTGCCTTAGATTGCCTAGGGTCTGTGGACATAAGCCCCATTGGCTTTCAGAACTAGGTGTTTTGGGGGCTGGTCACTGAGGTAGAAGTCTTAAACGCTGAGGTCCAGAGGTGGGGGTCCAAATCCTTTGcttctcagagagagagagggcgtTGCGCTGAGTTCCCTCCTGGTTGTGGATCACTGTGCCTGGGGATGGGGTTTATGGTGAGATTGTGTCTCAGCCTCTCCTACCCACTTCCATGTAtggttttttgtttctgttcctCTGATGTGCTAGAGTCAGTCAGCTAGGTACTGAGGCTGAGGGATAGAACCAGCATCTCTCACATCTTCtgatcggcaggtgggttctttaccactagcgccacctgggaagcctgtgtatacgtgtgtgtgtgtgtgtgtgtggtgtgtgtggtgtgtgtggtgtgtgtggtgtgtgtgtgtgtgtgtgtgtggtgtgtggtgtgtggtgtgtgtgtgtgtgtgtgtgtgtgttgtgtgagcCCATATATAAACATACAATATATACACACTCCACATCTTCCTAAGTCAGTTATCTGTTGACAGGCACTTAGGTTGCTCCCACATCtggactattataaataatgcttctatgaacattgaggtgcctgtatcttttttaattagttttcattttttccacatatatacccaggagtggaattgctggatcatgtggtcgttctatttttagttttttaaagaacttccatcagttcagttcagttcagtcgctcagttgtgtccgactctttgcaaccccatgaatcacagcacgccaagcctccctgtccatcaccaactcccggagttcactcagactcgcgtccatcgagtcagtgatgccatccagccatctcatcctctgtcatccccttcttctcctgcccccaatccctcccagcatcaaaattttttccagtgagtcaactcttcgcatgaggtggccaaagtactggagtttccgctttagcatcattccttccaaagaaatcccagggctgatctccttcagaatggactggttggatctccttacagtccaagggactctcaagagtcttctccaacaccacagttcaaaagcatcaattcttcggcgctctgccttcttcacagtccaactctcacatccatacatgactactggaaaaaccatagccttgactagacggaccttagtcggcaaagtaatgtctctgcttttgaatatgctatctaggttggtcataactttcctttcaaggagtaagcatcttttaatttcatggctacaatcaccatctgcagtgatttgggagcccaaaaaataaagtctgacactgtttccactgtttctccctctatttcccatggagtgatgggaccggatgccatgatctttgttttctgaatgttgagctttaagccaactttttcactctcctctttcactttcatcaagaggctttttagttcctcttcactttctgccataaaggtaatattaagggaacatttcatacaaagatgggcttgataaaggacagaaatggtatggacctaacagaagcagaagatattaagaggtggcaagaatatacagaagaactgtacgaaaaggatcttcacgacccagataatcacaacggtgtgatcactcatctagaaccagacatcttggaatgtgaagtcaagtgggccttagaaagcatcactatgaacaaaacaaagaaccTTCATAGTGGTTGTTTATAAAGTTCTCCACAAtgattataccaatttacatttccaccaacagtgtaggagggttcctctTTTTCCATATCATCTCCGATATTAtctatagactttttgatgacaaccattctgacctgtgtgaggtggtgtctcattgtggttttgatttgcatttcactaataattagcaatgttgaacctcttttcatgtgcctgttagtgacttgtgtatcttctttgggaaaatatctatgtaggtccatttttaaaaaaaattcatttgtggccacgctgggtctttgctgctgcatgtgggctttctctagttgtggtgagcagggtctGCTTTTGATTGCTGctggcaggcttctcactgcggtggcttcttttgttaccGAACATAGGctgtaggtgtgtgggcttcagtagtttcggcTCGGGGGCTCTAGAGCTCGGACTCGGTACTTGTGGtgtgtggacttagttgctccacagcgcgAGGattttcccggaccaggaatcaaacccatgtcctttgcattggcaggtggattctcaaccactggaccatcaagaaagTTCTTaggtccattttttaattgggttgtcctttttttccccctatttttttggccatgcttcatgtcatgcagaatcttagttccctgatgagggatcaaacccgtgccccctgtaATGAAAGCATTAGTCCTTTGACATTTAacataaagtaattattgataagtatgtacTTATTAccattttaatctttgttttccagtaatttttatagttctttgttcatttctttttgtttttcctttcatggtttgatgcttttcttttgtaacatgcttcagtttttatttttggtttctgtGAATCTATTatatgtttttgatttgtggttttgATGGAGTTCATGTATGTTGACCCATGACTATATCTGCTTGCTTTAAACTGATAGTcattcaaatacattttaaaagatgtagtTTTATGCTCTCCTCCCTCATGTTTTGTGATTTTGCTGTCCTATTTTACATCTTCATGCTTATCCTTTTACTATTTATTATGGTTATAATTGCTTTtacattttcttgtttgttttttgatctaAGTACTGGATTATTTGGGGGGCATCCCTGATgcctcagtgttaaagaatccacttgcaatgaaggaaatacaagagactcgggtttgatctctgggtcggaaaaTCCCTGGGggcagaaatggcaacctgctccagtattcttgcctgggaaatcccatggacagaggagcctggtgggctccaaagggtcacaaagagtcggacacaactgagcacacacactgaaTTATTTAGGTGATCTTCAGTTCTTATTATAGGTTTGCCTTTCCTATCATGATTTTCCCTTTCCTAGAAATTCTTCTTTTCTATTCAGAGAAGAAACTTCAGTATTTCTGTTAGAGTAAATTTATTATTGCTGAattctttttagtttttgcttgtttgaGAAATTCTCTCTCCTTCTATTCTAAACGATCATTTTATTGGG
This window of the Capra hircus breed San Clemente chromosome 6, ASM170441v1, whole genome shotgun sequence genome carries:
- the KIAA1211 gene encoding uncharacterized protein KIAA1211 homolog isoform X1 yields the protein MGTRAFSHDSIFIPDGGAESEQTVQAMSQDNILGKVKTLQRQLGKNIKFGQPPPNAIPMKKADSGEARFEEDPFLTSPVEVVTQQDLILSDTENKSSETPSSPSPLNLPGARSEMEEKVAPVKPSRPKRHLSSAGTIESVNLDAIPLAIARLDNSAAKHKLSIKPKNKRVSRKHRRLVGDRQNEHGGLLHQLSLDQNGHPGEDKPIWHEGEPEPRDSEEEKRRQEEYWRDLEAKCKRQKAEAAERRRLEEQRLQALERRLWEENRRQELLEEEEEEEEEEEGEEREIQLEAKKRQCEEETRSLEEPGSQGPEQREEEEGGPLGGLPEAEEPVCPEEEAQHLGRCLVQEEMEAQSRQEAENLRQEEEERELEELRRLEELEEQGRRAAERQRLEEEERQRELEEEKRMEELRRQEELRRQEELRRQEELRRQEELRRQEELRRQEELEAQRWREEEEVRKREELKKREDLEAKKRQEVEKKLQEAPRVEEENQPQLDYKSGLRSPFQSDLAEKAEDQDHPKLGKLRENSEKPSIWVKQSQEATETSGEQPRKPEEVPGDRGCGRQEMREETNMQPPQKQEAQVEEMLAPGEKKEAATPETDRKVEELRWQEVEERQTMPRPYTFQVSSGGKQILFPKVNLSPVKPMKDEGLTSAPQEPKAPKASPASHALPSTLSIPHTAILVTGAQLCGPAVNLSQIKDTACKSLLGLSEEKKLVDVPALENPPRALGEPRAGSAKTRPPPESPSSTAALAEWASIRSRILKSSESDQRGEREQSRAGDEHTPRGRCDSRGNLRRTPPVNAKFSIKPAWQKFSDGGGEGSRPSTEGESIRKRSGPGPSEEAVPQPPAADTKEALKDAEKPRAHQEPTDTTEGCKFAKDLPSFLVPGLPYPPQKAVAPVEPVTTSDGQTTDGAGKSESMTPGGEDKASLFGIKLRRTNYSLRFHCDQQTEQKKKKRHSSAGDSIDGAPSAPGSARGEPEMEAAAPKPGPLLPAERKPAPAPWKDSSESPPSLSPPAAQPRPPLAGSQPPALEQDKVANRLPLAQKPALAPKPAGQTPPPSPLSKVSRPYLVELLTRRVGKPEPEPSEPCKEGRDRGWPPSPPPPEERKEQKRDKEEEVETERKPASPVPSAGQEKPAPTPEAGRKEKPMLQSRHSLDGSKLVEKVETAQPLWITLALQKQKGFREQQATREERKQAREAKQAEKLSREHVSVTPQPGSSSVSRAGSLHKPTTQPEEKKPETPVSRLERREQLKKANTLPTSVTVEISDSAPPAPLVKEVTKRFSNPDAAPVSTEPAWLALAKRKAKAWSDCPQIIK
- the KIAA1211 gene encoding uncharacterized protein KIAA1211 homolog isoform X2; the encoded protein is MFLRQLGKNIKFGQPPPNAIPMKKADSGEARFEEDPFLTSPVEVVTQQDLILSDTENKSSETPSSPSPLNLPGARSEMEEKVAPVKPSRPKRHLSSAGTIESVNLDAIPLAIARLDNSAAKHKLSIKPKNKRVSRKHRRLVGDRQNEHGGLLHQLSLDQNGHPGEDKPIWHEGEPEPRDSEEEKRRQEEYWRDLEAKCKRQKAEAAERRRLEEQRLQALERRLWEENRRQELLEEEEEEEEEEEGEEREIQLEAKKRQCEEETRSLEEPGSQGPEQREEEEGGPLGGLPEAEEPVCPEEEAQHLGRCLVQEEMEAQSRQEAENLRQEEEERELEELRRLEELEEQGRRAAERQRLEEEERQRELEEEKRMEELRRQEELRRQEELRRQEELRRQEELRRQEELRRQEELEAQRWREEEEVRKREELKKREDLEAKKRQEVEKKLQEAPRVEEENQPQLDYKSGLRSPFQSDLAEKAEDQDHPKLGKLRENSEKPSIWVKQSQEATETSGEQPRKPEEVPGDRGCGRQEMREETNMQPPQKQEAQVEEMLAPGEKKEAATPETDRKVEELRWQEVEERQTMPRPYTFQVSSGGKQILFPKVNLSPVKPMKDEGLTSAPQEPKAPKASPASHALPSTLSIPHTAILVTGAQLCGPAVNLSQIKDTACKSLLGLSEEKKLVDVPALENPPRALGEPRAGSAKTRPPPESPSSTAALAEWASIRSRILKSSESDQRGEREQSRAGDEHTPRGRCDSRGNLRRTPPVNAKFSIKPAWQKFSDGGGEGSRPSTEGESIRKRSGPGPSEEAVPQPPAADTKEALKDAEKPRAHQEPTDTTEGCKFAKDLPSFLVPGLPYPPQKAVAPVEPVTTSDGQTTDGAGKSESMTPGGEDKASLFGIKLRRTNYSLRFHCDQQTEQKKKKRHSSAGDSIDGAPSAPGSARGEPEMEAAAPKPGPLLPAERKPAPAPWKDSSESPPSLSPPAAQPRPPLAGSQPPALEQDKVANRLPLAQKPALAPKPAGQTPPPSPLSKVSRPYLVELLTRRVGKPEPEPSEPCKEGRDRGWPPSPPPPEERKEQKRDKEEEVETERKPASPVPSAGQEKPAPTPEAGRKEKPMLQSRHSLDGSKLVEKVETAQPLWITLALQKQKGFREQQATREERKQAREAKQAEKLSREHVSVTPQPGSSSVSRAGSLHKPTTQPEEKKPETPVSRLERREQLKKANTLPTSVTVEISDSAPPAPLVKEVTKRFSNPDAAPVSTEPAWLALAKRKAKAWSDCPQIIK